TGATGAAATCTGCGCCCACATGCGCGAGCCGGTCACCTTCCCCGAGCCGGGCGAGCTGGAAGTCATCGACCGTGAAGCACCGACTGTCGCCCCCGAGGATTACAAGCCCTACGACGACAGCCAGGGGCAGATCCCGCCGCTGGCATCCTTCGGCAGCGGCTACCGCTACCATGTCACCGGCCTGAACAAGGCGGCCGACGGTTTCCCGACCACCAAGGCGGAACTGGTTGACGCCGAAGAGCGTCGTCAAATCGCCAAGGTGATGGACAACCTCGACGACATCCTGAAGAACGAGGAATACCAGCTCGAAGATGCCGAGGTGGTGCTCTTCGCCTACGGCTCGACCAGCCGCAGCGCCCGCTACGCGGTCAACGAGCTGCGCAAGGAAGGCATCAAGGCCGGGATGTTCCGCCCGATCACCGTCTGGCCCTTCCCCGAACAGCGGGTTGCCGAGCTGGCTGACCAGGCCAAGGCAATCATCTGCCCGGAAATGAACCTCGGACAGATGGTCCGTGAAGTCGAACGCGTTGCCAAGGGTGCCTGCATCGTCAGCCACATCGGCCGCGTAGATGGTGAGCCGATCAATCCCGGCCAGATTATCGACCGGGTGAAGGAGGTGCTGTAATGGCATACGATTACGAGAAATCAATCCGTCCGGGCAAGCTGCCCCATATCTGGTGCCCCGGTTGCGGCCACGGCATCGTCATGAAGGGCCTGATCCGCGCCATGGACGCCTGTGAACTGGACCTGAAAAACACCGCCGTGGTTTCCGGCATCGGCTGCGCCAGCCGCCTGCCCGGCTACCTCGACGCCTGCACCCTGCACACCGCCCATGGCCGGGCGGCCGCTTTCGCCACCGGCGTCAAGATGGCCAAACCGGAGATGACCGTGCTGGTAGTCGGTGGTGACGGCGACGGCACCGCCATCGGCGGCAACCACTTCATCCATGCCTGCCGCCGCAACATCGACATCACCTACATCGTGATGAACAACAGCATCTACGGCATGACCGGTGGTCAGTTCTCGCCCTGCACCCCGACCGGGGCGATGGCTTCGACCACCCCCTACGGCAACCCCGATCCGACCTTCGACATCAGCAAACTGGCAATCGGCGCCGGAGCGACCTTTGTCGCCCGCGGCACCGCCTTCCACGCCACCCAGATCGACAAGCTGATCGCCGAGGGCATCCGCCACAAGGGTACGGCGGTGATCGAAATCCTCGATGACTGCCCGACCACCTACGGTCGCCGCAACAAGTTCCGTTCGGTGGTCGACATGATGAAGCGACTCAAGGATATCGCCGTCCCGGTGGCCGCGGCCGCCAAAATGACCCCTGAGCAACTCGAAGGCAAGGTTCTCACCGGCGTTCTCTTCAAGGAAGAACGTCCCGAGTACACCGAGCAGTACACCCAGGTTATTGCCAAGGCGCAAGGCGCCTGATCCCCAGCTGAAGGAGAATTGAACCATGGCAGAACGTTATGAAATTCGGTTTTCCGGTGCCGGTGGTCAGGGCCTGATCACCGCCGGAATCATCCTGGCCGAGGCGGCCAGCATCGTCGAAGGCAAAAGTGCCGTCCAGTCTCAGAGCTACGGCCCCGAGGCCCGTGGCGGCGCCTCCAAGTCGGAAGTCATCATTTCGGATGGCCCCATCGACTACCCGAAAGCGACCATTGTCGATGCCTGCCTCGCCATGACCCAGGTCGCCTGCGACAAGTACGCCAACGGCATCAAGCCCGGCGGGCTGCTGCTGCTTGATGAAGATTTCGTGCCCAACGTCCCCGAAGGCGATTTCAAAGTGGTTCGGGTGCCGATCATGCGCACCGCCCAGGAAGAAATCGGCCGCGCCATCGTCGCCAACGTGGTCGCCCTCGGAGCGATGATCGCCCTGACCGGCGTCGTTGCCAAGGAATCCGGCCTCAAGGCGGTTCTCTCCCGGGTTCCCGAGGCCTTCAAGGACCTCAACGAAAAAGCCTACAATCTGGGCTTCGAGAAGGTTAAAGCCGCCATGGCCTGAAAACCGGCCGGCACAGCAGAACAAAGAAAGCCCGGAGCATCCGCTCCGGGCTTTCTTTTGTTTGGAAAGGTCTATTAATCTAGCCGAATTCGGCGATGAACTTCTCGGCCATCGCCACATCCTCCTTGCTGCCGATGAAAACCGGTGACCGCTGGTCAATTCCTTCCGGTTCGATATCGAGAATCCGCTCCCGGCCATTGGAGGCCGCACCGCCCGCCTGCTCCATGATGAAAGCCATGGGATTCAGTTCGTAGAGCAGTCGCAGCTTGCCGTTGGGAGCGCCTTCGAGATGGGGATACATGAAAATCCCCTGTCCCTTGATCAGCACCTGATTGATATCCGGAACAAAGCCGCCGCTGTAGCGCAGCTTGGAACCTTTCGCCTCCAGGGATGAGATGAACTTTTCCACTCCGGGAGAATACTTGTTGCGCTGCCCGCCGGGAGAATAGATGGTACCGGCCGGCTGCATCTTCACATGCTCCTGAATCAGGGTGTATTCCATCAGCGAGTTCATGGCAAATTCATGAACGCCGCTGCCGGTCGAGTAGACCAGGGTACAGCGGGGGCCATAGAGGATATACATGGCGGCCACCATGTTGCGGCCGCGCTGCAGCACGTTGTCGCCACGGTAAATACCGATAATGGTTCCGACAGCCAGGTTGACATCGACCAGGGAAGAGCCGTCGAGAGGATCGTAAGTAATCGAATACTTGCCGTTCAGGTTGACATTGATAATCTCGTCGGTCTCTTCGGAGGCGATGGTGGAAATCACCCCGGAATGGATCAACCGCTTGCGCAGGATCCGGTCGGAGAGCACATCAAGCGCCAGCTGTTCCTCCCCGTAGAGGTTTGACGTACCGGCAACCCCCAGGTCGCCGGTGCGGATAGCGTTGATCACGTAACGCGAAGCGGTGGCTATTTCGCAGATGACCCTGGTCAGGTCCCGATCTTCCTCATGCTCCCGCAGATGACGTCGCAGATCGACCTGAAAAGGTGTTGTACCCGGTTCTCTAACCATGAAATTTCCCTCCTGACGGACAGATTGAACACTCTTGACCATTGCCTGTACCAGGCTAAGGAGTTTAGACCATCCCCACTGCCTGAACAAGAGCAAATCTCGCGGTCTGCGGCTGCCTTGACGTCTTCCCGGTGACTGCTATGCTGGATGAACACCCAGACCCGGGAGGATACGTCATGAAAGAAGAACAACAGCAGCAACCGACATCCCCTGAGAGTGACCACCAACATGAACGCAAAACCATGGAGAAGTTCTGGGGAGCCACGGTCGAAACCTGGAACAGCGCGACCTTCCGCGCCAATCAGTACAAACGGATTGTGCAGAAAAAGATCGATCTGACCTCACTGCACAAGAAGATTTCCACCGCTCACGCCGATCTTGGCAAAAAAATCGACGACCTGTACCAGAACGGCAACGACAATGTCATGGAACATCCGGATGTCATGAACATGCTCAAGGGCCTCGGCAGCATGCGCCAGGCCGCGGCAGGACTCGAAGAGGAGATTGTCAAGATCAAGAACGAAGAACCGCCGGAAGACGAGATGCAGCCGCCGACAGGCGGAAACGCCTGACATCCCGGCACAAGAAGGAAGCCTGTACCCAATTGAAACGGGCCCTGAAAATCAGGGCCCGTTTTTTCATCTACATTCAGTTTTCAACATCAGCGCAGGTGCTTGCGCGCCCGCGGCACACTGTGCAGGCGTTCATCCTTGTACTCCCGGTCCCACTTGCGCATCTCTTCGAGGACTTCCGCTTCGACGGCCGACATCTCGGCGGCATGCCGGTCCATGATGTCGATGGCCCTGTCGATGCTGTCGCTGCGCTGTTTCAATCCGGGGCGGGGGTCATTGATTCCTGCATGGTTAAACTGGGGCATACATCCTCCTTACTACGGCTGTGCCCACGACCTTGATTCCGAACACGGACATGGGCGACCAACGATCAGTGAAGTCCCAGAGGTCCTCTTATTATACAACGACCGACCATCCGGGCAAACCCCTGTTCAACATCTTTTTGTTCGTCTCTCTGATTTGTGGTTCTAACGACCGAGATCCTGTTTCCACTGTTGCTGCAATTCCGCCAGGCTCAGGCCATAAGATCCGAAAACCCGGGCAAAGGCATCATCCGCGGAAGCTCCCGCACCGAGATCCCGCAGGATATCCCCGATTTGAAACCAGCCGTAATCATCCACCAGGTAACGGACAAAAGAATAGCTCTGTTCGTAAGCCAGACGGACCTCGGCAGCCGGCAGATTTTTCCAGCTGCCGGTCAGGGAGTTGAAATCAAGCAATGCCGGCGCCTGTTCCAGGGCCCGCAGGGGTGGATTAAAACGCCCGCGTCCTGCCAGTTCGGCCAGGCCTTCATTGAGCCAGGTCGGACAATGATTCCCGGCCAGTTCCCGCACGACAACATGGGTGTATTCATGAAACAGTACCGCCTGAAGGGGGGCGGAAACCTGCTTCACGCCACCGAGCGGGATACGGATTTTGCCGTCGTAAAGGCCCGCGGCCCAGTCGGGCGAGGCGGTGATGCGGGAGAAATCGGCACGCGTGTAAATCAGCACCGGAACCTGTCCGGCGGGATAAACATCCAGATTCCCTCCCAGTTCAACATAGGCCTGGTGAAGAACATCGAGCAGTTCAGCACCAAGATCCGGATCGCCGGCAGCATCGTAGGAAAGAACAAAGCTGGACGTGTAGCTCTGTTCCATACCTGACTCGACCTTGGCCTCCCGCCGGGCCTTGGCCAGCATCGCCTGAAGAGACGTATTTCCCGGGTCCAGTTCCAGAGCCCTGTTCCAGGCGTCAATCGCCTCCTCCAGGCGATTGGTGAGATAGTCAACCCGACCGAGAAGCTGCCACACCCCCGCCTGTTGATCATCGATGCCGAGAGCTTCGTTGAGAACCACCTCGGCTTCGGCGTAGGCTTTCTCCGCCACCAGGGCATGAGCCCGGGCGAGCAGAAAACGGGTATCGTCCGGCGCCAGTTCCTGTCCCTGTTGAAAAAGGTCACCGGCCTGACGATATCTTCCCTGGCGCAGCAGTTCATGACCACGGGCCAACAGAACGACGGCGAGATTTTTTCGAATCTGTTCGTCGTAGGGCTGGTCCTGCCGGGCCTGGCGCAGGTAATCCAATGCCCTGGCGGTATCACCGGCCCGATAGGCCTCAGCACCCAGCTGGTTGTTCTGGGAGGCATTCAGAGCGGCACAGCAGAACGAAGCCGACAGCAGGAGAAAAACCAGCAGCAGAATCAGTCCGGCAGCTCTTGACCCGTTCAAGGACGCTTCCCCCGGGCGAGAATCTCCAGCATCGCCTGGTGCAGCAGGCCGTTGCTGGCAAGAATTTCAGCACCGTGAATGTCGAGCGGCGCATCGGAAAAATCACTCACCCGCCCACCGGCCTCGCGGACAATCAACTGACCGGCGGCGATATCCCAGGGTTTGAGTTTCATCTCCCAGTAACCATCGAAACGGCCGCAGGCGGTATAAACCAGGTCAAGGCTGGCCGCCCCGGGACGACGGCAGGCCTGGGCGGCCTGCTGAAAGGCAACGAAGTGATCGTAATTATTGACCGGGCTTTGTTTCCGGTCATAGGGGAAGCCGGTTGCCAGCAATGCCTGGTCAAGCTGGTCAGTCTTTGAGACCTGGAACCGTCGGTCATTGAGCCTGGCCCCCTGTCCCTTTTCCGCGATGAACATCTCGTTCATCGCGGGATTGTAGACAACACCGAGTACGACCTCACCATCAACCGCCAGGGCGATGGAAACCGTCCACCAGGGCAAGCCGTGGGCATAATTCGTGGTGCCGTCAAGCGGGTCGATAATCCACTGGTACGGAGATTTCCGGGCCCCGTAATCTCCCTCCTCGGCAAGGATGTCGTGACGCGGGAAAATACCCCGGATGACATTGACGATCATCTCTTCAGCCGCCTGGTCGGCGTCAGTCACCAGGTCGACTTCACCCTTGTGGCGAATCTGCAGGGTCCGACCGAATTTCTCCAGCAGCACCTTCCCCCCGGCGACAGCCGCCTGCAGGGCAATTTCTTTCATAGAACCTCCCCCGGCCCGGTCGGTGAAAGCTGGTCGCACCACATCCGGGTTGCGCCGACCACCGCCAACGGGATACAGAAAAACTGCAGAAAAGGGATGGCCAGCAGGCAGAGAACCCCGGTACCGAAGCCGAAGGCCATGAACATGCGCCCGCCGATAAAGCGGCGCTGTTCACGAAACCCCTGCCCCTTGCGGCCGAAAACATAACTGGTGTACTGGATGGCGAGAAAATAGACCGTAAACAGGAAGGAGAGAACCGAATAAAGCAGAGTGCCGAACCCGGGAATGAAATTCAAGAGCAGCAGCAGTACCATGCCGATGACAAAAACGATAAGTTTCCTGCATTCGTCGACCAGGATACGCCCGATTTCCCGCAGCGAAAAGGGTACCCCCTCAGCCTTCCCGCGAATCGCCAGCTCGGTTTTCTCCGACAACAGATCATTGAAGGGGGACGAAATCAGATTGCCGACCACGGTGAAAGAAAAGAAGACCAGCACCGCCGTCAGCACCACCGCCACCAGCCAGAGAAAATAATAAAGCGTCGCCCAGTACCAGGCATCGCCGCTCGGAATCATCGTCTCAACCCGGGTGTTGAAAAAATCGAGCCCCAGCCAGACAGCCAGAGAAAAAATAACCGTGTTGATCAGAAAGGGAATCAGTACATATTTCCACAATCGCGGCGTCTTCATCAGGAAGCGCCCACCGGCGAAAGGGTAGAAGAAACCACGCGAAAAATGAGTCAGGGGATTGTTGCGGAGCAGATTGACCATCGACAGTCGCCTCGAACCGGGTAGGTGATAGAAGGTTACATCCTATCACAGCCGCCGGGGGTTCGTCATCGGCAACAAGCGTGCTTTTCGGTTATAATGGTGTTCAGTCCAACCCTTAGGGGTTGGGGCCCGCCGACCGCAAACACTGACAAGGGAGAGAACAACATGACTGAATTCAGTTGCCAGAACCCCGAAGAACACTGCGACCTGCACGCCTGCCAGTTGACCGGCAAGGAGCGCAACCCGGACGTCGACAAGATATTTGAAAACCCCCGTTTCGCCTGCACCAACTGTGGTGTCAAGGTCCACGATGCGGCCAACGTCTGCATGCCCAAAGAACTCTGAGGGTTGCATCAGCAGACAGAAACAAAGGGGCAGACTGCCTTCACAGCGTCTGCCCTTTGCTTTTTCGTCTGACAGACCTCACTCGTCAGCGAGCATCCGCTCCAGGGCATATCGCGCGTGCAGTTCGGTGGTGTTGAACAGCGGCATGTCGGTGTGTTCCGGCCTGATCAGCAGCGGGATTTCAGTACAGCCGAGGACAACTCCCTGCGCTCCGAGTCCGCGCAACCGCTCGATGATCCGCAGGTAGGCTCGACGCGAGGAGTCGGTGAACTGCCCGCGACAGAGTTCCGCGAAGATAACCTGATGCACCAGTTCCCGCTCTTCCTCTTCGGGGATGACCACCTCGATTCCGAACCCCTGCCGCAGTCGATCCCGGTAAAAACCTTCCTCCATGGTGTAACGGGTACCGAGCAGGCCGACCCTGGTCACGCCCCTGGCTAAACAAGCGCGACCAACGGCATCGGCGATATGCAGCAACGGTACATCGATCCGGGCTTCGACCTGCGGCGCCACCTTGTGCATCAGGTTGGTACAGATCAGCACCATATCGGCGCCGCACTGCTGCAGCCCCCGGGCGGCGGCACCGAGCATTGCGCCCGCCTGCTGCCAGCGACCGCTGACCTGCAGCTGCTCAATCTCGGCGAAATCAACGCTGTGCATGATGATTTTGGCCGAATGTAATCCTCCGAGTCGTTCACGCACTCCCTGGTTGAGAATCTGATAATACAAAATGGTCGATTCCCAACTCATGCCGCCCAACAGACCAACTGTTTTCATAACCATAACGCCTCCCTGTCCTGGAATACCCCATTCAAACCCGAAAACTGTTTACAAAACAGATACAGATAACATAAAAAACAAACATAACAGTTTTTCGGGAGACCGAGATGGACCACAATGAATTCCGCTACCGCAGGGTCGAAAAGCAGATCACCACGCTGATCGAAAGCGCTGCCATCAAACCCGGCGACAGACTGCCCTCGCTGCGCAAATTGAGCGGCCAACTCGGCGTCAGCATCAGTACTGTCAGCCAGGCCTATCTCGAACTGGAAAAAAAGGGGGTCATCGCCTCCCGGGAACGCTCGGGGTTCTTCCTCAGCCCATCCGCCGGCCGCATGCCCGCCCCGGCCAGCCGCCCCCGCCCGGCCCTGGTACCGACCAGCAGCAGCCGCAGCGGACTGATTCAAAAGGTTCTTGAGGCGCTTGGCAACAGGGATCTGCTCCCCTTCGGCGTGGTCTGTCCCGCCGACGAACTGCTGCCGGCGAAGACCCTGGCGCGGCTGTTCAGCAACTCCCTGCGCAACGATCCGGCTCGGGCTCTCAATTACGCACCCGTCGCCGGCGAGGATGATCTGCGGCGCCAGCTCGCCCTGCGCGCGCTGGAAGCCGGAATCAGCGTCACCCCCGAAGAGATCCTCATCACCAGCGGCGCCATGGAAGGACTTGCCATCGCCTTGCGGGCCCTGACCAAACCGGGAGACAATGTCCTGATCCAGTCGCCCAGCTACTTCTGTTTCCTGCAGCTTCTTGAAAACTGCGGTCTGCGCGCCATCGAAATTCCTTCTTCAGGCGACGGCATCGATCCGCGAGACGTCCGCCGCGCCATCGAACGTTTCGAGATCCGCGCGGCGATCCTGGTTCCGAACTTCAACAACCCCGACGGCAGCCTGACCGCGGACACCCGCAAAGAAGAGATCGTGCGCCTGCTCGGCGAACGGGGTATTCCCCTGGTCGAGGATGATGTCTACGGCGAGATCTATTTCGGCGCCGAACGATCGCGATGCTGCAAGAGCTTCGATGACGCGGGCGAGGTCATTTACTGTTCCTCCTTCTCCAAGACCATCGCGCCGGGTTACCGGGTCGGCTGGATGATTCCCGGCCGCCACTACGGCAAAGCCCTGGACCTCAAGACCACGACCAACATCTGCACCGCCTCCCCCAACCAGATGGCAATTGCCGCCTTCCTGCGTGAAGGCTACTTCGAGCGCCACATGCGCCGCCTGCGCGGAGCTATCCACAACCAGATGAAAGCGTTGCTGCTCAGCCTGCACCGCCACTTCCCGGCTGAAACCCGGGCCGGTTTTCCCTCCGGCGGGGCCGCGATCTGGGTCGAACTGCCGCCAGACATCGACGCGGTCGACTATTTCTTCAAGGCGCGGGAAGCGGGCATCGGCCTGGCACCGGGCCCGATTTTCTCGACCCAGGACAAATACAACAACTTCATCCGTCTCAGCTGTAACGGGATCTGGAACGAGAAAATGGAACAGGGGGTGAAAACCCTCGGCAGATTGGCCGAAGAGATGTACTGAATCAATCCTGAATCAATGAGCCCCTTGTCGGTGGCCAGCACAAGTCATTGGCCTGCCTGAGCTTCCCAAAAATCACCAGCGAACCTATGGGTGCGCTTCAGATTTTTGGAAATCCCATTCAGGCCAAGCACTTGCACTCTCCATCCAACAGGAACTCACTGATTCAGGAATCCCCGGATCCACCGGCTGTTTTGCGGACCGAGGGTGGCGAGACGGGTGAAGGGGCGAGGCGCCGTGCCGATTCGGGCGGAAACGTAGCCGAGCTACGTTGAGCACCGAACCGGTGAAGGCAACGAAGCAGATTCATCCGTAACGACAGCCGAATCCCGAAATTGCCGGTGGATTTGGGGAATCCACCCGGGCGGCACTGATCCCGGCCAGGTAGCCGGTCGACCAGCAGACCTGCAGGTTGAAACCGCCGGTCGGCCCGTCGATATCAAGCATTTCGCCGGCAAAATAGAGGTTCTCGATTTTCTTCGAGCGCAGGCTGCGCATGTCGACATCCTTGAGAGAAACGCCGCCTGACGTGACGATCGCCTTCTTCAGCCCTTCATGGCCGGTGACCCGCAGCGGCAGGCGCTTGAACAACTCCAGCAGGCCCCGACGTTCGGTACGGGTGACGGAGTGGCATTTCTTGCCGGGATCGATGCCGGAAAGCAGGATGAAACGGGGGATCATGTCGCGCGGCAGCAGCTTGCCAAGGGCATTGCGGAAATCCCTGTTGGCATGATCCGCAAGTTCGCGCTGCAGGCGTTTGTCGAACAACTCGTCACTGACCGCCGGTTTAAAATCAACCTCCAGCGAAACTTTCCCCTTTGTCAAAGCCTCACGGATAGCGGAACTCATATCGAGGATGATCGGCCCGCCGATACCGGTGCGGGTGAAGAAGGCCTCACCGAAACGTTCATCGAACGGCGAGCCGTCGAGCAGGGCGGCGATGCGGATATTTTTCAGATTGAGACGGCACCATTCCCCGGTCCAGTCTTCGGCCAGCCGAATCGGCATCAATGCCGCTTCCGGCTTGACCAGTCGGTGACCACACGCTTCGGCCCAGGCGTAACCGTCACCGGTACAGCCGGTTTCGGGATAGGAAAGCCCGCCGGTGGCAACCAGGTAGCGGGCCGCCCGAGAAATACCGCGGCCGGTCACCACCCCGCTTATGCGGCCACCCTCCACCTGCAGGTGCCTGACCTCACAGCCGGTGCGGAGTTCGACTCCGCAGTCACGCAGAAAGCGGTCCAGAACCTGCTGCACATCGACCGCCCCGCCACGGGCCGGGAAAACCCGCCCGCCCCGCTCGGTTTTCAGGTCCAGTCCGCGCTGCCGGAAAAAATCGACAACATCCCGTGGTCCGAAAGCATAGAGAGCCGTCAGCAGGGCCCTGCCGTTGCGCCCGAATGCCTCGGCAAAGTGCCGCGGATCATCCTCGTCGTGGGTTACGTTGCAACGCCCCTTGCCGGTGATCAGCAGCTTGGCGCCGCAGCGCCGGTTCTTTTCCAGCAGCAGCACCCGGGCACCGTTGAGGGCGGCAAAGCCGGCAGCGAAGATCCCGGCGGGGCCACCGCCGATGACGATCAGATCATGAGAGCTGCAATGATTTTCCGGCGGGTTTCTCACGGATGCCCCGTTCCCGGGATCAGCTGTCAATGGACAGAACCCGGGGCAATTCGGCCACTCTGGACTTGAACAGTTCCAGACTGCCGTCATTGACAATGATGTCGTCCCAGGCGTCGAAACCGTCGAGCGAGGTTTCACTGGCGTGATTGCCGGCGGCGGCGAAGCCGGGACGCTCGATCTTGACAATCCTGCCGTCAAGTTCCCGGATGGAGCGCAGTTCGTTCATGAAACGCACATCATCGACCAGGATGTGAACCCTGTCGAGATCGTAATCACGCACCTTCCGCGTCCAGGCCCGGGTCCAGTAATCGGGCTCCCGGGCGCGGCGGTATTCGGTCCCCCACCACTGCAGAATCAGGCGCACGGTCAGGGCCGTCTGTCCCGGACGATCCTGGATGGCACTGTTGATACGGATAAAATCTGCCCAAGGCGGGCAAACCTCAAGGGCTTTTTCCTGATCGATATAAAAGGTACGGACCTTATCCTCCTGGCTGCCGTAGACCAGGGGCACATGGTCGACGGCGCCAACCTGACGCAGAAAACCCTCGACCTCGTCGCGCAACAGCATCGCCATCGGCACAATCAGCGTTTCACGTTGGAGCAGGGGAGCAAGATGGTGGGCGGCGGTGGTTTTCCCCGAGGCGGCCTTGCCGGCAAATCCAAGTATCATCACAGATCCTTCGTCCGAAAATTCACGCCGAGTGTACAGAATTCGAAGGCAGGCTGCAATGGCACAGGCGTAAAAAAGCGGGAGTCAGATCGACTCCCGCTCGCTTCTGGTTCAGAGTGTCGTCACTACTCGGGCGGCAACACGCAGCAGACAATCTCCACCCGCCGATTCTGATAGCGCCCTTCCCTGGTCTTGTTGTCGGCAACCGGTCGGCTCTTGCCGTAACCCCTGAAGAGCAGCCTCTTGCCGTCAATACCATAATTGGCAATCAGGTAATCACGAACCGCCCTGGCACGAGCCTCGGAGAGTTTCTGATTGTACTCCGCGCTGCCGGTATGGTCGGTGTGACCGGCGATCAGGATGAACGGCACCTGGCTGTGCTCACGAATAAAGGCGGCCGCCCGATCGAGATCGGCCTTGAACTCCGGCTTGATTTCAGCCTTGTCGAAATCGAAATTGATGTGCAGGGTCAGCTTCAGGCTGCAGCCGTCCTCATCGACGAATTCTCCACGCGGTGTATTCGGACACTTGTCACGGCTGTTGGGTACGCCGTCACCATCATCATCCCCATCTACCGGGGCCGCTTTGCGCTGCAGGAACGCCTTTTCAACAAAAGCCGCCATGGCCCCGGAGTCGGCGAGGCTCGCCGCGGTCTGTGACGAACCACAGCTACTGGCTGCCGCGACCTGCTGCAGGGCCTTTTCCCCCTGAGGGAAACCACCGACAGCGATGGTATGAATACAGAGATTGCCGCCAAAAGCATCAACCAGTTTCTTGGCCGCAACCGGGGCGTCACTCAT
The sequence above is a segment of the Geothermobacter hydrogeniphilus genome. Coding sequences within it:
- a CDS encoding 2-oxoacid:acceptor oxidoreductase subunit alpha, translating into MAKKVALMQGNEACAHGALYAGCNFFAGYPITPSTEVAEVLSNELPKVGGKFIQMEDEIAATAALIGAALTGAKALDATSGPGMSLKQELLGYACIAEIPCVIVNVQRGGPSTGMPTGPSQSDMQQAMWGTHGDHAAIALSPASCQEIFEETVRAFNLAEKYRMPVQLQLDEICAHMREPVTFPEPGELEVIDREAPTVAPEDYKPYDDSQGQIPPLASFGSGYRYHVTGLNKAADGFPTTKAELVDAEERRQIAKVMDNLDDILKNEEYQLEDAEVVLFAYGSTSRSARYAVNELRKEGIKAGMFRPITVWPFPEQRVAELADQAKAIICPEMNLGQMVREVERVAKGACIVSHIGRVDGEPINPGQIIDRVKEVL
- a CDS encoding 2-oxoacid:ferredoxin oxidoreductase subunit beta, which produces MAYDYEKSIRPGKLPHIWCPGCGHGIVMKGLIRAMDACELDLKNTAVVSGIGCASRLPGYLDACTLHTAHGRAAAFATGVKMAKPEMTVLVVGGDGDGTAIGGNHFIHACRRNIDITYIVMNNSIYGMTGGQFSPCTPTGAMASTTPYGNPDPTFDISKLAIGAGATFVARGTAFHATQIDKLIAEGIRHKGTAVIEILDDCPTTYGRRNKFRSVVDMMKRLKDIAVPVAAAAKMTPEQLEGKVLTGVLFKEERPEYTEQYTQVIAKAQGA
- a CDS encoding 2-oxoacid:acceptor oxidoreductase family protein, producing the protein MAERYEIRFSGAGGQGLITAGIILAEAASIVEGKSAVQSQSYGPEARGGASKSEVIISDGPIDYPKATIVDACLAMTQVACDKYANGIKPGGLLLLDEDFVPNVPEGDFKVVRVPIMRTAQEEIGRAIVANVVALGAMIALTGVVAKESGLKAVLSRVPEAFKDLNEKAYNLGFEKVKAAMA
- a CDS encoding class 1 fructose-bisphosphatase — translated: MVREPGTTPFQVDLRRHLREHEEDRDLTRVICEIATASRYVINAIRTGDLGVAGTSNLYGEEQLALDVLSDRILRKRLIHSGVISTIASEETDEIINVNLNGKYSITYDPLDGSSLVDVNLAVGTIIGIYRGDNVLQRGRNMVAAMYILYGPRCTLVYSTGSGVHEFAMNSLMEYTLIQEHVKMQPAGTIYSPGGQRNKYSPGVEKFISSLEAKGSKLRYSGGFVPDINQVLIKGQGIFMYPHLEGAPNGKLRLLYELNPMAFIMEQAGGAASNGRERILDIEPEGIDQRSPVFIGSKEDVAMAEKFIAEFG
- a CDS encoding peptidase MA family metallohydrolase — translated: MNGSRAAGLILLLVFLLLSASFCCAALNASQNNQLGAEAYRAGDTARALDYLRQARQDQPYDEQIRKNLAVVLLARGHELLRQGRYRQAGDLFQQGQELAPDDTRFLLARAHALVAEKAYAEAEVVLNEALGIDDQQAGVWQLLGRVDYLTNRLEEAIDAWNRALELDPGNTSLQAMLAKARREAKVESGMEQSYTSSFVLSYDAAGDPDLGAELLDVLHQAYVELGGNLDVYPAGQVPVLIYTRADFSRITASPDWAAGLYDGKIRIPLGGVKQVSAPLQAVLFHEYTHVVVRELAGNHCPTWLNEGLAELAGRGRFNPPLRALEQAPALLDFNSLTGSWKNLPAAEVRLAYEQSYSFVRYLVDDYGWFQIGDILRDLGAGASADDAFARVFGSYGLSLAELQQQWKQDLGR
- a CDS encoding inositol monophosphatase family protein, whose protein sequence is MKEIALQAAVAGGKVLLEKFGRTLQIRHKGEVDLVTDADQAAEEMIVNVIRGIFPRHDILAEEGDYGARKSPYQWIIDPLDGTTNYAHGLPWWTVSIALAVDGEVVLGVVYNPAMNEMFIAEKGQGARLNDRRFQVSKTDQLDQALLATGFPYDRKQSPVNNYDHFVAFQQAAQACRRPGAASLDLVYTACGRFDGYWEMKLKPWDIAAGQLIVREAGGRVSDFSDAPLDIHGAEILASNGLLHQAMLEILARGKRP
- the cysZ gene encoding sulfate transporter CysZ encodes the protein MVNLLRNNPLTHFSRGFFYPFAGGRFLMKTPRLWKYVLIPFLINTVIFSLAVWLGLDFFNTRVETMIPSGDAWYWATLYYFLWLVAVVLTAVLVFFSFTVVGNLISSPFNDLLSEKTELAIRGKAEGVPFSLREIGRILVDECRKLIVFVIGMVLLLLLNFIPGFGTLLYSVLSFLFTVYFLAIQYTSYVFGRKGQGFREQRRFIGGRMFMAFGFGTGVLCLLAIPFLQFFCIPLAVVGATRMWCDQLSPTGPGEVL
- a CDS encoding aspartate/glutamate racemase family protein, giving the protein MKTVGLLGGMSWESTILYYQILNQGVRERLGGLHSAKIIMHSVDFAEIEQLQVSGRWQQAGAMLGAAARGLQQCGADMVLICTNLMHKVAPQVEARIDVPLLHIADAVGRACLARGVTRVGLLGTRYTMEEGFYRDRLRQGFGIEVVIPEEEERELVHQVIFAELCRGQFTDSSRRAYLRIIERLRGLGAQGVVLGCTEIPLLIRPEHTDMPLFNTTELHARYALERMLADE
- a CDS encoding PLP-dependent aminotransferase family protein codes for the protein MDHNEFRYRRVEKQITTLIESAAIKPGDRLPSLRKLSGQLGVSISTVSQAYLELEKKGVIASRERSGFFLSPSAGRMPAPASRPRPALVPTSSSRSGLIQKVLEALGNRDLLPFGVVCPADELLPAKTLARLFSNSLRNDPARALNYAPVAGEDDLRRQLALRALEAGISVTPEEILITSGAMEGLAIALRALTKPGDNVLIQSPSYFCFLQLLENCGLRAIEIPSSGDGIDPRDVRRAIERFEIRAAILVPNFNNPDGSLTADTRKEEIVRLLGERGIPLVEDDVYGEIYFGAERSRCCKSFDDAGEVIYCSSFSKTIAPGYRVGWMIPGRHYGKALDLKTTTNICTASPNQMAIAAFLREGYFERHMRRLRGAIHNQMKALLLSLHRHFPAETRAGFPSGGAAIWVELPPDIDAVDYFFKAREAGIGLAPGPIFSTQDKYNNFIRLSCNGIWNEKMEQGVKTLGRLAEEMY